Proteins found in one Williamwhitmania sp. genomic segment:
- the dapF gene encoding diaminopimelate epimerase — MKLPFVKYHGAGNDFIIVDNTSGTIQLSNSQIASLCHRRFGIGADGLMLIEKSPEAPFYMRYFNSDGNESTMCGNGGRCISHYASALKIVGDNISFLGIDGMHHAEILADGRIKLKMKDVEKASINDGYTFLETGSPHHVIFATKVKDLDVYSEGKAIRHSPLYPDGTNVDFVEVISTDHLFVRTFERGVEDETLSCGTGVVASSIASFANGNSSTHYHIDTLGGELEVTFRHQKGEFFEVYLTGPVKFVFEGKLDIV, encoded by the coding sequence ATGAAACTCCCTTTCGTAAAATATCATGGCGCAGGCAACGATTTTATAATTGTTGACAACACGAGTGGTACAATACAACTTTCGAATAGCCAAATAGCATCACTATGTCACCGTCGGTTTGGTATTGGTGCTGATGGATTAATGCTCATAGAGAAATCGCCGGAGGCTCCATTTTACATGCGCTACTTTAATAGCGATGGAAACGAATCGACCATGTGCGGCAATGGAGGAAGATGCATTTCACATTACGCCTCAGCCCTCAAAATTGTGGGTGACAACATTTCATTTCTTGGTATTGATGGCATGCACCATGCCGAAATTTTGGCCGACGGAAGGATTAAGCTAAAAATGAAAGATGTAGAAAAGGCGTCAATAAACGACGGCTACACCTTTCTCGAAACTGGATCGCCACACCATGTTATTTTTGCCACTAAGGTCAAGGATTTAGACGTTTACTCCGAAGGCAAGGCCATCCGGCATTCGCCGCTCTACCCAGATGGAACCAATGTTGACTTTGTAGAGGTAATTTCAACCGACCACCTATTTGTGCGCACATTTGAACGCGGAGTGGAGGATGAAACCTTATCGTGCGGTACAGGGGTTGTAGCCTCATCCATTGCAAGTTTTGCAAACGGCAACTCATCAACTCATTACCATATTGACACGCTTGGAGGAGAACTCGAAGTAACCTTCCGTCATCAAAAAGGAGAATTTTTCGAGGTTTA